One genomic window of Manihot esculenta cultivar AM560-2 chromosome 16, M.esculenta_v8, whole genome shotgun sequence includes the following:
- the LOC110602966 gene encoding protein STRUBBELIG-RECEPTOR FAMILY 8, giving the protein MAGKSIALSFCLFRSLLFELLFPLVFLASIFALPLLVQCNTDPSDVQALQVIYTSLNSPWQLTNWKSNGGDPCTESWKGVTCEGSAVVSIQVSGLGLSGTMGYLLSNLMSLRTFDISENSIHDSIPYQLPPNVTSLNLAKNNFSGNLPYSISTMFSLTYLNVSHNSLSQSVGDVFSNLSLFTTLDLSFNNFTGDLPSSISSLSNLSTLNVQNNQFTGSLDVLKGLPLTTLNVANNHFNGWIPRELNSIPNFIYDGNSFDNGPAPPPPPYTPPPPGRSHTNRSHSGSGPHSQPSSDGQSSESDKGISVGAIIGISMGCVFVLLIAVFAVVFCIRKNKRKDFGGIVSRGSRTAGTNDIRMDIQEQRVKNIAAVTDLKPPPAEKMAAERLQGNSGSIKRMKSPITATSYTVASLQTATNSFSQEFLIGEGSLGRVYKGEFPNGKAMAIKKIDNAALSLQEEDNFLEAVSNMSRLRHPNIVSLVGYCAEHGQRLLVYEYIGNGSLHDMLHFADDGSKTLAWNARVRVALGTARALEYLHEVCLPSVVHRNFKSANILLDEELNPHLSDCGLAALTPNTERQVSTQMVGSFGYSAPEFALSGVYTVKSDVYSFGVVMLELLTGRKPLDSSRVRSEQSLVRWATPQLHDIDALAKMVDPALNGMYPAKSLSRFADIIALCVQPEPEFRPPMSEVVQALVRLVQRASVVKRHSSDESGFAYKTPDHEAIDMSF; this is encoded by the exons ATGGCAGGGAAGTCCATTGCTCTTTCTTTCTGTTTGTTTCGTTCGTTGCTCTTTGAGTTGCTGTTTCCGTTAGTTTTCCTCGCCTCGATCTTTGCTTTGCCGCTTCTTGTTCAATGCAATACTGATCCCTCCGATG TTCAAGCTCTGCAGGTCATTTACACTTCATTGAACAGTCCTTGGCAGCTAACCAATTGGAAAAGCAATGGTGGTGATCCGTGTACAGAATCATGGAAAGGAGTTACTTGTGAGGGATCAGCTGTTGTTTCCAT TCAGGTTTCTGGATTAGGACTCAGCGGTACAATGGGATACTTGCTTTCAAACCTTATGTCACTAAGGACATT TGATATTAGTGAAAATAGCATCCATGATTCAATCCCATATCAATTACCACCAAACGTTACAAGCCT AAATCTAGCAAAAAACAACTTTAGTGGGAATCTTCCTTATTCCATTTCTACCATGTTTTCTCTCACTTATTT GAATGTGAGCCATAATTCACTTTCTCAATCAGTTGGAgatgttttctcaaatctttctcTTTTCACAACCCT GGACCTCTCTTTCAACAATTTTACTGGAGACCTTCCTAGTTCCATTAGTTCATTGTCCAATCTTTCAACACT CAATGTTCAGAACAATCAATTCACTGGTTCTTTAGATGTTCTTAAGGGTTTGCCTTTGACTACTTT aAATGTTGCAAACAACCATTTCAATGGATGGATACCTCGAGAACTTAATTCTATTCCAAATTTTAT aTATGATGGAAATTCTTTTGACAATGGTCCtgctcctcctccaccaccataTACTCCACCACCACCTGGTAGATCTCATACTAATCGTAGTCATTCAGGATCAGGACCACACTCACAACCATCTTCTGATGGCCAGTCATCTGAATCTGACAAGGGAATTTCAGTTGGGGCTATTATAGGCATAAGCATGGGTTGTGTTTTTGTACTTCTCATAGCAGTTTTTGCTGTTGTTTTTTGCATTAGAAAGAATAAAAGGAAGGACTTTGGTGGCATAGTTTCTCGGGGAAGTCGGACTGCTGGCACAAATGACA TACGTATGGACATACAAGAGCAGAGAGTGAAAAACATTGCTGCTGTTACAGATCTGAAGCCCCCACCTGCTGAAAAAATGGCAGCTGAGAGGTTACAGGGGAATTCTGGATCCATAAAGAGAATGAAGTCACCAATCACTGCTACTTCATATACTGTTGCTTCTCTCCAAACAGCAACAAATAGCTTTAGTCAAGAGTTTCTAATTGGTGAAGGTTCTCTTGGTCGTGTTTACAAAGGGGAGTTTCCTAATGGAAAG GCAATGGCCATTAAGAAGATCGACAATGCAGCCCTTTCATTACAGGAGGAAGATAACTTTCTTGAAGCTGTTTCAAATATGTCTCGGTTGAGGCACCCTAACATTGTTTCACTGGTAGGATACTGTGCAGAGCATGGGCAGCGTCTTTTGGTTTATGAATACATAGGGAATGGGAGTCTTCATGATATGTTGCACTTTGCTGATGATGGTAGCAAGACTCTAGCTTGGAATGCACGTGTTAGGGTAGCACTTGGCACGGCACGGGCTTTAGA GTACCTGCATGAAGTTTGCTTGCCTTCTGTTGTGCATCGAAATTTCAAGTCAGCAAATATTTTACTCGATGAAGAGCTCAATCCCCACTTGTCAGACTGTGGTTTAGCCGCCCTTACTCCAAACACAGAGAGACAG GTTTCAACACAGATGGTTGGATCATTTGGTTATAGTGCTCCTGAATTTGCCTTGTCAGGAGTATACACTGTGAAGAGTGATGTGTACAGCTTCGGTGTGGTGATGTTGGAGCTACTGACCGGTAGGAAGCCACTGGACAG TTCAAGGGTAAGATCAGAGCAGTCACTTGTGAGATGGGCTACTCCTCAGCTCCATGATATCGATGCTTTGGCAAAAATGGTTGATCCTGCCTTGAATGGCATGTATCCAGCAAAGTCTCTTTCACGTTTTGCTGACATCATTGCCCTCTGTGTCCAG CCGGAACCTGAGTTCCGTCCTCCCATGTCTGAAGTTGTGCAAGCATTGGTGCGATTAGTGCAAAGGGCGAGTGTGGTCAAAAGGCATTCGAGTGATGAATCGGGATTTGCATACAAGACTCCTGACCATGAGGCAATCGATATGTCGTTTTGA